One window of Balnearium lithotrophicum genomic DNA carries:
- the ccsB gene encoding c-type cytochrome biogenesis protein CcsB — translation MVSSVTLFNAGMVAYFLAFLFYTIYAFSKTNWSSKLATSFAWLGVLVQGAGFIVRGIEKAHVNMVSDWTAFYKYAPFTNMYESLMLFGWSAVLLYLIFEWKYKNKAFGMFVVPLALIGELSTQILGFSEEAQPLVPALQSNWLLFHVVTTFIGYAAAAVSAGVAYAYFSKRNDTTKFDWAVIFLTTWFIFFFIIYSAFREKFPLYLGISAVVALLFCGFLYLIKRTGIVNILPSIEALEQIMYQSVAVGFVFLTIGIILGAVWAKYAWGGYWSWDPKETWSLITWLVYATYLHARYIKGLRGKPLAYFTILGFLSVIFTYYGVNLIIPGLHSYAQ, via the coding sequence ATGGTTTCTTCAGTAACTCTCTTTAACGCAGGAATGGTCGCTTACTTCTTGGCATTCCTCTTTTACACAATTTACGCTTTCTCCAAAACAAACTGGTCGTCAAAGTTGGCCACAAGTTTTGCCTGGTTGGGAGTCCTTGTTCAGGGGGCAGGTTTTATTGTCAGAGGAATAGAGAAGGCTCACGTCAATATGGTTTCCGACTGGACAGCATTTTACAAGTATGCTCCCTTCACAAATATGTACGAGTCCTTAATGCTCTTTGGGTGGTCCGCTGTTCTGCTCTACCTAATATTTGAGTGGAAGTACAAGAACAAGGCATTTGGGATGTTTGTTGTTCCTCTGGCGCTGATAGGGGAGCTCTCAACCCAGATTTTAGGTTTCAGTGAAGAGGCTCAACCTTTAGTTCCAGCTCTTCAGAGCAACTGGCTCCTTTTCCACGTAGTAACAACGTTTATAGGTTACGCTGCTGCTGCCGTTAGTGCAGGTGTTGCTTATGCTTACTTCTCTAAGAGGAACGATACCACAAAATTTGACTGGGCTGTCATATTCTTAACAACCTGGTTCATCTTCTTCTTCATTATCTACTCGGCATTCCGGGAAAAATTCCCTCTCTATTTAGGAATCTCTGCCGTTGTAGCTTTACTGTTCTGCGGTTTTCTCTATCTGATAAAGAGAACGGGTATAGTAAACATACTTCCCTCAATAGAAGCCTTAGAACAGATAATGTACCAATCTGTTGCTGTTGGTTTCGTTTTTCTAACAATCGGAATTATCCTTGGAGCAGTTTGGGCTAAGTATGCATGGGGAGGTTACTGGTCCTGGGACCCAAAGGAAACTTGGTCTCTAATCACTTGGCTTGTATACGCTACCTACCTCCACGCCCGCTACATTAAGGGGTTGAGGGGTAAACCACTTGCATACTTTACAATTTTAGGATTTCTGAGTGTTATATTCACATACTATGGGGTAAACTTAATAATTCCTGGCCTTCACAGTTATGCTCAGTAG
- the resB gene encoding cytochrome c biogenesis protein ResB produces MFKKLYDFFSSVKLAIFLLLTLAVTSIVGTIIEQQQDPEKYLREYGETTYKILKFLGFTDVYHSWWYITLLTLLAVNLIVCSIKRLPKIWKVAMKPRKTLPPGYEKGLKISNTITLNANISELKEKLIEVLKSYRYKAEVSLENDREVHIFADKNVFSRFGVYIVHLGVLIVLIGGLTTALFGFRGYMNLAEGTKSNLVSFFSGPKIIELPFYVRCNNFKIDFYPSGMPKAYISDLSIIENGKEVLRKTIKVNDPLKYEGIYFYQASYGQGEAFLKIVSKSGQRIIGVAFGQPVKLGENTYLRIISIDGNTMTIGIEFIRNGKVQPGVIKPFVLYKIPGTDKSVAMVDFKPVFYTGLQVSKDPGTWIVWTGSTILILGLIVAFFIPHRRVWARIEKKEENRARLIIGGLANKGSEGLATEIEEVLGVLKSLYCENTPKED; encoded by the coding sequence ATGTTTAAGAAGCTCTACGACTTTTTCAGCTCTGTAAAGTTAGCCATTTTCCTTCTGCTAACCCTTGCTGTTACTTCCATAGTTGGAACGATAATTGAGCAACAGCAGGACCCTGAGAAGTACCTCAGGGAGTACGGAGAAACTACATACAAAATTCTAAAGTTTTTGGGATTCACCGATGTCTATCACTCTTGGTGGTACATAACACTTCTGACGCTTTTAGCAGTTAACTTAATAGTTTGTTCAATCAAGCGGCTTCCTAAAATCTGGAAAGTAGCTATGAAGCCGCGAAAAACCCTTCCTCCTGGCTATGAGAAAGGACTAAAAATCTCAAACACTATAACGTTAAATGCAAATATTTCGGAACTAAAAGAAAAGCTGATAGAAGTTTTAAAAAGCTACAGATACAAAGCAGAAGTTTCCCTCGAAAATGATAGAGAGGTTCACATTTTTGCAGATAAAAACGTATTTTCTCGGTTTGGTGTTTACATTGTTCACCTTGGTGTTCTTATAGTCCTTATAGGTGGCTTAACGACGGCCTTGTTTGGATTCAGAGGTTATATGAACCTCGCTGAAGGGACGAAAAGTAATCTTGTTAGCTTCTTCTCCGGGCCAAAAATCATCGAACTTCCCTTTTACGTAAGGTGCAACAATTTTAAAATTGATTTCTACCCTTCTGGAATGCCAAAGGCTTACATTTCGGACCTATCAATCATAGAGAACGGAAAGGAAGTACTAAGAAAAACCATTAAAGTTAACGACCCGCTAAAGTATGAAGGAATTTATTTCTACCAAGCCAGCTATGGACAGGGGGAAGCTTTTTTAAAAATTGTCTCTAAATCAGGCCAAAGGATTATTGGTGTTGCCTTTGGCCAGCCTGTAAAGTTGGGAGAGAATACTTACTTGAGAATAATAAGCATAGATGGAAATACGATGACAATAGGAATAGAGTTCATAAGGAATGGAAAAGTTCAACCTGGAGTCATAAAACCCTTTGTCCTGTACAAAATTCCGGGGACGGATAAGTCTGTGGCAATGGTTGACTTCAAACCTGTATTTTACACGGGGCTTCAAGTTTCAAAGGACCCGGGAACTTGGATTGTTTGGACCGGTAGTACTATTTTGATTTTGGGACTCATAGTTGCCTTCTTTATTCCCCACAGGAGAGTCTGGGCAAGGATAGAGAAAAAGGAGGAAAATAGGGCAAGGCTCATTATTGGAGGACTTGCTAACAAAGGGAGTGAGGGATTGGCTACGGAAATTGAGGAGGTCTTAGGGGTGCTGAAGTCTTTATACTGTGAAAATACCCCTAAGGAGGATTAG
- a CDS encoding ABC transporter ATP-binding protein codes for MSLRVSNLSVEVEGIKLIEDISFECRRGERVALVGESGSGKSLAALSVLKLLPQNFRVSGTVNSGKRDVLKLKGEELRNFRWKEVSIVFQDPSSSLNPLMTVGEQVEEALVYHGFRGSKEELKNRVLELFRLVKIPMAEERINAYPHHLSGGLKQRVAIAMALACNPKFLIADEPTTALDVTVQREILSLLGELSKKEKIGTVLITHDMGVVEEFSERVFVVYSGFTVEEGRTKDVFKNPLHPYTDGLIKCSPSIESVKVKGELQTIPGNVPEPRNRPSGCPFHPRCKFKRKVCIERVPPLKTFKDRKVRCFFPLT; via the coding sequence ATGTCTCTAAGGGTCTCAAACCTTTCTGTTGAAGTAGAGGGAATAAAGCTTATAGAGGATATAAGCTTTGAGTGCAGAAGAGGAGAGAGAGTAGCTCTTGTTGGTGAAAGTGGAAGTGGAAAATCCCTTGCAGCACTTTCTGTTCTAAAGCTCCTTCCTCAAAACTTCAGAGTAAGTGGTACTGTAAATTCTGGGAAAAGGGACGTTTTAAAGTTGAAAGGGGAGGAGCTCCGTAATTTCCGCTGGAAGGAAGTTTCGATAGTCTTTCAGGACCCATCATCATCTTTAAATCCCCTAATGACCGTTGGAGAGCAGGTTGAAGAAGCTCTGGTTTATCACGGCTTCAGAGGAAGCAAAGAGGAGCTCAAGAATAGGGTTTTAGAGCTATTCAGACTGGTAAAAATACCAATGGCTGAAGAGAGGATAAATGCCTATCCTCATCACCTTTCGGGAGGATTAAAACAGAGGGTGGCAATCGCAATGGCTCTTGCCTGTAATCCAAAGTTCCTGATAGCAGATGAGCCTACAACTGCACTTGATGTTACAGTTCAGAGGGAGATACTCAGCCTTTTGGGGGAGCTCTCTAAAAAGGAGAAAATAGGCACTGTTCTTATTACACACGACATGGGAGTTGTAGAGGAGTTTTCAGAGAGAGTCTTCGTAGTCTATTCGGGATTTACAGTTGAGGAGGGAAGGACAAAGGACGTATTTAAAAATCCCCTCCATCCTTACACTGATGGACTCATAAAGTGCTCTCCAAGTATAGAAAGTGTGAAGGTAAAGGGAGAGCTCCAAACAATTCCCGGAAACGTTCCCGAACCGAGAAACCGCCCATCCGGTTGTCCCTTCCATCCAAGGTGTAAATTTAAAAGAAAAGTGTGCATTGAGCGAGTTCCACCACTTAAGACTTTTAAAGATAGGAAAGTTCGTTGTTTCTTTCCTCTAACTTGA